agttgaaccattatgtgttaTTGGCGGCATGCGTTTCCTTAGGATATAAAGTTATAAAGTTAAATCAATTAGGGAAGACAAAAATGGTATTAAGGAATCCAGTTCTTTATTGTTTCTAGTGCATACGAAATAAATAATCTTAGAAAATTCAACATTTACTGAGGGCTGTCGTAAAAGCTGCcgggggtcaggaggtgtgtgGGAGCTTAATTCTCTTCTGAGGAGTCAAAATGACGGGGGGCGTAGTAATGGGTGGGTGCGGGGACGGGGGCAGGGACGAAGGCGCGGGTGCCGACCTCTTCTGAGGAATCCAAGCCGGCACGAGCACGAGCGGCGTCCTCCTTGGCAGCGAAGGCGATCTGGTCCAGCACGAactgagggattgggtgggggaacGCGGGAGCCACCGGCAGGAGGTCAGACTGAGGCTGGTAGCCGAACTCGTTGGCGACGAACTTCACAACGACGGGAGTGCCGTCAGGAGCAGTGTACCTGTGGAAATCAAGTATagtcaaaaatatttttcacacacctGGGTTATCTGTTTCGGATATCAAAAATCTTTTATTTATAAAGTTAAAGAAATCTTAATACTTACGAGAATTGTCCAGCCTTGTTCACAGCGCCGGTATGACCTTCGGGGGAGCCAGACTGAGATAGACGGATGCCATTGCCAGTCTCCACTTCGAAGCTGTACTGTCCATCCTCTTCGTGGACGCGAACGTCCTTCAAGATAGGCACGAACTCGACCTCCTCGCTGGATTCTGTCTTGTAGTGGACGGGAACCACTTTGACCTCCTCGCTAGAGTCTACAGGTCGAGGGTTATGGTGGACGGGCACTACATGGATCTCCTCGCTGGAGTCATCAGGTAGGGCGTAGTAGTTGAACTGAGGGGCGGCAACGGCCACAGCGGCTACGGCAGCGAGGATCACCTGCAGATCAAATGTTAGTAGAGTTGAagttctttttcatatttcttaactCTGGATTTAATCCTTTTCCGAATTCACATAATCTTACACAAAACCTCATATATCAGTAAATATAATCATAATCTGCATTATGTGGTAGCAGTACTTACAAACTTCATATTgactgtaggtaggtaggtactgatAGGTTGAGCATCAGACCGTCTCTTATATACTGACCATAAGACCAACAGCCCCTTCATGACCATGGCCTTGCTCCTCACCACCGACCTTGCtgttggtgatttttttttatatggccCTATAATGTATGGGAGGAAACATACTGCATATAATGGTTGTGGCTTAATTCATAGGTCAGGGATACTGAATGGAGGTTTGACCTTCTCCTTGTTGAGGGATTTTTTGCTTTATCCAGTTTTTATGGTGAACAGCCTCCTTCATCGTGTGTTATAAGCATGGTAGTGAACAATCTCCTTATCTTCAGTTATCTAATCATCCATCCATGTGTTTGCGTTTTGGACTCGGTGATCAGTAATACTTCTTCACCTTCTATTTCCTTTGGCTATTTGCTCAGAGGTTATAGAAACATCTCAAAGAAAGTAAGGATTAATCAAAAGATACTACTATACGAACGGCTCACGCAAGAACAATCGTCcaattatcattcatatatatatatatatatatatatatatatatatatatatatatatatatatatatatatatatatatatatatatatatatatatatatatatatatatatattctcttaagaAAACGTATCCTTGAATTATATTGGACTATAATTCCAGTGTGGAGCCGTTAATATTGCAACTGTCTTTTGACTCTTCGTAATTTCTCACTTGAAATACCTCAATTCACCGAATGAGTAAAGTTAGCTCagggaaataaatgataaaggaacatttggatatcTCCCACATCAACCGCAAATGCAGGTGTGGTTATGTGAGGAGGTGAAAATAAGTAGATCGTCCATGGACGAGTTTATAACAGATGATAGAGTACACCGTAATTTGGACAATGTAAAAAGTTCCCCAACAAGGTGAATGTTAAACCTTCATATGGTACCCCAAAGCAATAAACTACCTCGCATCCATTATATGCAGTCGCCACAGTGTCTCCATCCATATATTTTAAGATTATGAAACGAAAGCCAACTTTGGGCAGCAAGGAGGGTGAGCATCAGCTAGTGGTTAGGAGCAAGGTCAGGGTTGTGAAGGGGCCGGTATGTCTATGGGTTAGTACTATATAAGAGACGGTGTTCGTGCCTTACCTATCAGTACCTGACCACGTACAGCCAACATGAAGTTCGTAAGTGTTGTGAACTATATGGGCCGCTTCTATTGGTTTTATCTATTGATATAAAATGTGATCAAGTTCTTACATCAGTTCTGAAAGTGAGCAGATCCGTAGTCAGAATACCCGACATGAGTTTCATCGATATGTTTGATTTGCAGGTGATCCTCGCTGCCGTAGCCGCTGTGGCCGTTGCCGCCCCACAGTTCAACTACTACGCCCTACCTGATGACTCCAGCGAGGAGATCCATGTAGTGCCCGTCCACCATAACCCTCGACCTGTAGACTCCAGCGAGGAGGT
This genomic window from Panulirus ornatus isolate Po-2019 chromosome 69, ASM3632096v1, whole genome shotgun sequence contains:
- the LOC139747535 gene encoding uncharacterized protein, encoding MKFVILAAVAAVAVAAPQFNYYALPDDSSEEIHVVPVHHNPRPVDSSEEVKVVPVHYKTESSEEVEFVPILKDVRVHEEDGQYSFEVETGNGIRLSQSGSPEGHTGAVNKAGQFSYTAPDGTPVVVKFVANEFGYQPQSDLLPVAPAFPHPIPQFVLDQIAFAAKEDAARARAGLDSSEEVGTRAFVPAPVPAPTHYYAPRHFDSSEEN